A section of the Delphinus delphis chromosome 1, mDelDel1.2, whole genome shotgun sequence genome encodes:
- the NMNAT1 gene encoding nicotinamide/nicotinic acid mononucleotide adenylyltransferase 1 isoform X1, which yields MCLLRSSISPSLCLVKRGVRVFHLDLQLQILSMENSEKTEVVLLACGSFNPITNMHLRLFELARDYMNGTGKYEVIKGIISPVGDAYKKKGLISAHHRVIMAELATKNSKWLEVDTWESLQQDWIETATVLRHHQEKLEASSCDQQQDSPVLERPGRKRKWAEQRQDCSQKKSLEQTKTKGVPKVKLLCGADLLESFGVPNLWKGEDITKIVGDYGLICITRAGNDAQKFIYESDVLWKHQNNIHLVNEWITNDISSTKIRRALRRGQSIRYLVPDLVQEYIEKHSLYSSESEERNVGVILAPLQRKTAEADT from the exons ATGTGTCTACTGAGGAGttctatctctccatctctatGCCTAGT TAAGAGAGGTGTCAGAGTTTTCCATTTAGATCTACAACTTCAAATTCTCAGCATGGAAAACTCAGAGAAGACAGAAGTGGTTCTCCTTGCTTGTGGTTCCTTTAATCCTATCACCAATATGCACCTCAGGCTGTTTGAGCTGGCCAGGGACTACATGAATGGAACAG GGAAATATGAAGTTATCAAAGGCATAATTTCTCCCGTCGGCGATGCATATAAGAAGAAAGGACTCATCTCTGCCCATCACCGAGTTATCATGGCAGAACTCGCCACCAAGAACTCAAAATGGTTGGAAGTTGATACATGGGAAAGTCTTCAACAGGATTGGATAGAGACTGCCACGGTGCTAAG ACACCATCAAGAGAAGCTGGAAGCCAGTAGCTGTGATCAGCAGCAGGACTCACCTGTACTGGAAAGGCCTGGACGGAAGAGGAAGTGGGCTGAACAAAGACAAGATTGTAGTCAAAAGAAATCACtagagcaaacaaaaacaaaag gTGTGCCAAAGGTGAAGTTGCTGTGTGGAGCAGATCTCTTGGAGTCCTTTGGTGTGCCCAATCTGTGGAAGGGTGAGGATATCACCAAAATCGTGGGAGACTATGGGCTTATATGTATTACTCGGGCTGGAAATGATGCTCAGAAATTCATCTATGAATCCGACGTGCTGTGGAAACACCAGAACAACATTCACCTGGTGAATGAATGGATCACCAATGACATCTCATCCACAAAGATCCGGCGAGCCCTCAGAAGGGGCCAGAGCATTCGCTACTTGGTACCAGACCTTGTCCAGGAATATATTGAGAAGCATAGTTTGTATAGCTCCGAGAGTGAGGAGAGGAATGTTGGGGTGATCCTAGCTCCTTTGCAGAGAAAAACTGCAGAAGCTGACACATGA
- the NMNAT1 gene encoding nicotinamide/nicotinic acid mononucleotide adenylyltransferase 1 isoform X2, whose amino-acid sequence MENSEKTEVVLLACGSFNPITNMHLRLFELARDYMNGTGKYEVIKGIISPVGDAYKKKGLISAHHRVIMAELATKNSKWLEVDTWESLQQDWIETATVLRHHQEKLEASSCDQQQDSPVLERPGRKRKWAEQRQDCSQKKSLEQTKTKGVPKVKLLCGADLLESFGVPNLWKGEDITKIVGDYGLICITRAGNDAQKFIYESDVLWKHQNNIHLVNEWITNDISSTKIRRALRRGQSIRYLVPDLVQEYIEKHSLYSSESEERNVGVILAPLQRKTAEADT is encoded by the exons ATGGAAAACTCAGAGAAGACAGAAGTGGTTCTCCTTGCTTGTGGTTCCTTTAATCCTATCACCAATATGCACCTCAGGCTGTTTGAGCTGGCCAGGGACTACATGAATGGAACAG GGAAATATGAAGTTATCAAAGGCATAATTTCTCCCGTCGGCGATGCATATAAGAAGAAAGGACTCATCTCTGCCCATCACCGAGTTATCATGGCAGAACTCGCCACCAAGAACTCAAAATGGTTGGAAGTTGATACATGGGAAAGTCTTCAACAGGATTGGATAGAGACTGCCACGGTGCTAAG ACACCATCAAGAGAAGCTGGAAGCCAGTAGCTGTGATCAGCAGCAGGACTCACCTGTACTGGAAAGGCCTGGACGGAAGAGGAAGTGGGCTGAACAAAGACAAGATTGTAGTCAAAAGAAATCACtagagcaaacaaaaacaaaag gTGTGCCAAAGGTGAAGTTGCTGTGTGGAGCAGATCTCTTGGAGTCCTTTGGTGTGCCCAATCTGTGGAAGGGTGAGGATATCACCAAAATCGTGGGAGACTATGGGCTTATATGTATTACTCGGGCTGGAAATGATGCTCAGAAATTCATCTATGAATCCGACGTGCTGTGGAAACACCAGAACAACATTCACCTGGTGAATGAATGGATCACCAATGACATCTCATCCACAAAGATCCGGCGAGCCCTCAGAAGGGGCCAGAGCATTCGCTACTTGGTACCAGACCTTGTCCAGGAATATATTGAGAAGCATAGTTTGTATAGCTCCGAGAGTGAGGAGAGGAATGTTGGGGTGATCCTAGCTCCTTTGCAGAGAAAAACTGCAGAAGCTGACACATGA